Sequence from the Argentina anserina chromosome 7, drPotAnse1.1, whole genome shotgun sequence genome:
AAGCTCTCGAGTGTGCAGTATTGGAGTAGACATCTGAACTCATCACCTTCTTTCGAAGTTCTTCTCTTTGCACAGTAGCACACACATTTTTGAATGAAGGTAAGTCAGCATTCATGAGAATGTGACTTCTCAGATCTTCAAAGTCTGAACTGAGATTGGCCAAGAGTTGAAAAATTTTGTCCTCTTCAGCCCTTTTAGCCAAAGTGACAAAATCTGTGGTATGTGGACGATATAGTTCCAGTTCATTTCACATAGCAGTGAGGCTGCCAAGGTACTGCACAAAAGGAACATCTTCTTGCTGCAAGTTGGAAATGTCCTTCTTGAGTTGAAAAACTCTTACTGAATTGTTTTGATGACCATACAACTCCTTGACATTGTCCCAGATATCCTTGGCCGATCCAGAGTAATTGAAAATCTGAGCCAGTCTTGGCTCCATAGAGTTCAGCAACCATGACTGCACCTGTTGGTCCTTGCTCACCCATGCATCATAACCATTTGTACCAACTTCTGGCATTGGTATATTACCATTAACAAAGCCAAGCCTAGATCTGCCACCAATAGCTAAAGTGACAGCCCTAGACCAATTAAGATAGTTATGCTCAGAAAGAAGAGTTGAGCATAACCTAAGATTGTGATTTGAATCTGCATCTGAAACACTAACCATATTAGAGTTATTGTTTCCAGCGGATGAAAAAGGATTCTCATCAACAAAAGAGCTACTTCCAGACATTTTACAAACTgggagaaagaaaatgaacaatCACACAAGAGAGCAAGATCGGAGGAAAGATAAGCAGAAGCAGGACTCTAAAGttcctgctctgataccatgaagaAAAAACTTAGCACAGATGGAGCAATATTTTCTCTTGGTTGTATTGATGTATTTGAACTTACAAGTGGGAGTATATATGAAAACCGGTATAACACAGTGGATAAAACTGAAGCCATGCTGCAGCATGGAATGCAGCAAGCAACCTAATCACAGATCCATAAATCTAGCAATAGAAGATTACACACACAATCTCATTTGTCACCAAATCACCTCAATAGATTTAGTACCATACTTATCACCATGCTTCAATAAGCGAGAACCCCAATACTTGATCCTTTGCACTCGAATATAATCCCtgcaagaaaattaaaaaaagattGTTAGCTAAGAAACAACCAAAGACAATGAGAAGCTGTAAACATTTAACTAGTGTTTCGTATTAGAAATCAAGAGTTATGTTACTAGATGACTTACTCTTGAGATCAGGTCTTTGACCATAGTGCACATTGGTTGCTTGGACTAGAGACTGTTGAGGAAGGCTTTCCAACTCTCTTTCTGCATTATAAACCTCAGTACACCTGCTTGGTGATGAGGCATCGATGTGCTGAACCTGCTTCAACTCCTTTGCATTACTTCCCTTGTTCCACAACATTGCTGCACTAGCCGTGACAGCTATGGAGATACATATGTCCAACATATTAAACAGAGCCCTCAAAGGAGCCGAAAATATCCTGTTAGTATTGTGATCGATTGGATAAATGTAGTATCGGGTGACTATCCCGATCAAGATGAGGAACATCATGAAGGAAGATGATATGACCAGGCCAAGCCAGAGCCAGTGGTTTGCGCCAAAAATGGCCGAAACAGGTTCATCAGTTGCAAGGGGTTTGAACCATATGGCTCTCACATTCATTGTTTTATCCTTCGGCTGTGTGTCTCTTGTCACGTAAGCCTCAATTTGTATCTGGAGATTGGAAAGGTCATATGGTGTGGTGCTAGACATTGGTAAAATCAGGTCCAGCATTGTGAGGTCTGACGAGTGTCTGAATGCACAGGTTAAGGTCACTTTGAGAAGCTTGCATTGGTAGGCTGTCGACATAAAAATTAGCTCCCGGATTATGGATATGAAAGGGGTAATGCCACTGCCTCCACTCACCAACACAAGATTGTCATGCCTGCAAAAAGATATCACTCGTTAATGCTTGCTGTTAGGAATGGTGTAGCTAGATCGATGGATAGTATTGATGAACTAATTCGGATTTTACGTTTGTGCTGTTATCTTGCTAACCTTAGAAAATGAGTTGCATCAGGTCCATAAGGCCCTTCAACAGCAGCCTCATTTCGAGCACTCGTAGAAGGCGACGAAAGTATTTGGTAAAGCTTCTTGGTCCAATTTCCTTCACCTTTGATGACGACGCTGATCTTCTCTGTCTCCAAGTTACTGTTTGAAGTAACAGTGTAGGGATGCCATTGCAGCTTGGAAATGCTAGGCACATTTATGAACATGACGCTTGTTGGGTTGTATGTCAACCCTGTCAATATTAAACCCAAGAAATAAATCAACTACTCATTCTGAAAACATGAAATTGTTTCCAGgttaatatacataattcaATAATCATTTTATCTTGCAAGACATATTAGATCTATGTCGCACATTCATACAGGATTCTACTTGCTGAATGGTTCTTACTGTCTGACAAGATAACATAAGAACATGAACAGTACTTGAAGTTGTTAACAAGTACGTACCAGGGCTCTTAGCGAAGTTAAGTTCTAAAGCATCACCCGGCAAGACGCGGGCAGAGATTAAACGTGCTTGTCTCCGGGATTGCAAGAATCGAAGGTAACGATCAAGCACGAAGAGGTACAAGCCAGGAAGCATAATGCCAGCATATCCGACGCCAACATGAAAGATGTAGAAGACCACGAATTAGGGGATGTAAAGGTAGTGTGTGTAGAAGAAGAGCTCAAACATTTTGCGCCTAATGCGAGGGATTGTAGTTACCCACAAGACAAGTCCAGAAAGCAAAGCTAGCTCTCCAGCTACGTTTGATATTGCAGTTTTATCCCACTTTATCATCTGCATTGAAACAAAACATGTAACATGTACATTAACATATGGGCGAATATCAAACATAATGAGTAGTTGTTTTTGCTAATTAACTTCACTACTTTTTCAAGGATCAATTAAACaaaattttctaattaaataagATTGTTAATCATTAGATATGATCTATTTCTTCTACTTCTAATATAtcgatgtaataacccgaatttttagaaactaaatgtcgagtattttcaaagtgttaaacttgtgaaattaattcaagacgacaattggaggtttgcgacatttcgaaacgaaaacggaaacgttctcggatcgtttaattagaaaacgt
This genomic interval carries:
- the LOC126803639 gene encoding LOW QUALITY PROTEIN: ferric reduction oxidase 2-like (The sequence of the model RefSeq protein was modified relative to this genomic sequence to represent the inferred CDS: substituted 2 bases at 2 genomic stop codons), encoding MIRAVIGLCLALVVLEGFLFYAMMPTNTFRQKWLPRLRADAGSSTYLGAQGLVLLLYVFPVLLAAVLGCVYLHLGKKMNTTYKRESRDGRTNLLAVWKQPMLVKGPLGIVSGIELTFFTMFIALLVWFLTTALTNGFKTITPQLAAKSHEKVWELKLEAASLRLGVVGNVCLXLLFYPVARGSSILPMFGLTYEASVKYHICIGHIMMALFTAHGGCYIIYWAVTGHISQMIKWDKTAISNVAGELALLSGLVLWVTTIPRIRRKMFELFFYTHYLYIPXFVVFYIFHVGVGYAGIMLPGLYLFVLDRYLRFLQSRRQARLISARVLPGDALELNFAKSPGLTYNPTSVMFINVPSISKLQWHPYTVTSNSNLETEKISVVIKGEGNWTKKLYQILSSPSTSARNEAAVEGPYGPDATHFLRHDNLVLVSGGSGITPFISIIRELIFMSTAYQCKLLKVTLTCAFRHSSDLTMLDLILPMSSTTPYDLSNLQIQIEAYVTRDTQPKDKTMNVRAIWFKPLATDEPVSAIFGANHWLWLGLVISSSFMMFLILIGIVTRYYIYPIDHNTNRIFSAPLRALFNMLDICISIAVTASAAMLWNKGSNAKELKQVQHIDASSPSRCTEVYNAERELESLPQQSLVQATNVHYGQRPDLKRIIFECKGSSIGVIASGPKKLRHEVATICSSGLAENMHFESISFRW